DNA sequence from the Halorussus sp. MSC15.2 genome:
CCCATCAGGTCGCGCCACGCCATCGCGTAGATGGGCGACTGGCCCCACGCGCGCAACTCGGCCACGAAGTCGTCGTACTGCTCCCACCGGTTCTCGAACCGTTCGAGCGCGTCCACCACCGCGCCCGCGGCGTCGTCGTCGCCCTCGGCCTCCGCGATGGCGCTGTTGAGTCGGCGCTCCCACCCTTCGACCGCGCGTTCCATGTCTCGGGCGGCGTCCTCGCCGTCGGCCGGGAGCGATTCGACGATGGGGTCCGGCACGGAGAGCGTCAGTTCGTCCATGTCCGCCCCTTGTCCTTCGTGGTCCAAATAGCTACGGCCGCCGGAAGGGTTCTCCGTCGGCACTCGGCGTCGTCGGTCCGCAGTTGCCCGCGGCTCGACGGACGGAGACCACCGACGGTCTCACCCCGCACGCGGACCGAACGTGTTCGGACTCGACTATTCCGCGGTGGAGCGCGTCTCTCCGATTATGAACGCCGATGCCAGAAGCGCCGAGGTGCCCGCCCGCGAGTCCGAGACGACCGTCGAGGTCCGATGCACCGGCCACGTCCGGACCGAAGTCGGAGCGCCGAAACTTGAGTTCACCTTCGAGGGCGAGACGCTCCGGGAGTTCCTCGACGCGTTCTTCGCCGAGTACGACGTGAAGGACCTGCTGCTGGCCGAGACCGAAGCGGAGGCGTCCACGAGCGGGTGGGCCGAACCGCCCGAGGACCTCCCCGACTCGTGGCGGAAGAACCCCGAGGGCGAGCAGACCCGGACCTACGCCCGCGTCACGGTCGGCGGCGAGTTCAACGAACACCTCGCGGGTCTGGACACCCGCCTCGCGGACGGCGACCGCGTCGGACTCATGTACCCGTTCATCTACTGCTGCTGATATGGGTGCCCGAGCGGTGACGCGGTGGTCGCGGCGGTTCGTCGCCGCGAGCGCGCTCTTCCTCGTCGCGTGGCAGGCCGCCGCGCTCGCCGGCGTCGATAGACGCGTGCGAGTGGCCCTCGCGGTCTACGGCTTCGTTCTCCACGCCGTCTTCGGGAAGGCCTACTCGCTGGTCCCTTCCTACTTCGACCGGTCGCTCGCGCTCACCCGCGCGCCCGGCGTCCACTTTCCGCTCACCGCACTCGGAGCGGTCGGACTCGCCGCCGCGCCCCGCTCGGGTGTCCCCGAAGGAGTCGGTGCGGTCGGTGCGTTCTGCTGGGCCGCCGGAGTCGCCGTCTTCGTCGCGGCGCTCGCGTGGACCCTCCGGGACAACCCGACCGGCCGCGAGACCGGCACGAGCGACGCCAACGCCGACCGCAGGCCGGTGGACCGCTTCGCCAACGCCTTCGTTCCCGTCGTCCTCGCGTACCTGCTCGTCGGGTCCTACGCCACGGCTGCCGGGTACGTCACACCCGTGCCCGCGCTCCCCGAACTCGCGTCGCTCGGGTTCGCGCGCACGGCCCACCTGTTGGCCGCGGGCACCGCCGCGCTCCTCGTCTTCGCGGTCGGGTTCCGACTGTTCCCGCGGTTTCTGGTCGCTTCGTCGCCGCGAGCGCTGGTCGCCGTCGTCTTACCCGCGGGAGCGGTCGGTCCGGCGGTCCTCGCGTGGGGGCTCTACCGCGGGCCGTGGTTCCGGGCCGGAGCGGCCCTCGAAGCCCTCGCCGTGGTCGGGTTCGCGCTGGCGTACGCCGTCCTCTTCGTTCGCTCGGAGCGCCGCCGCGTCGGGTTCTACGCGGTCCTCGTCGGCGTCGCTTCGGGCGTCCTCGGGGTGCTCGTCGGCCTCTCGTTCGCGCTTGGCGGCGTCGCACCCTCGTCGGCGCTCGTCGAGGCCCACTTCCGACTCAACGTCCTCGGGTTCCTCGGCCTGACTATCGCGGGTGCGACCTACCAGTTCTATCCGCCCACGGTCGGCACCTTCCACGGCGCGTCCGACCGAACTGCACTGGCGTCCGTCTCGCTAGTCGGTGTCGGTCTGCTCGCAGAACTCGGCGGCGCGCTGGCCTCGACGCTGGCGGGGAGACAGGCGGCGACGTGGGCCGGGGCGCAGACGGCGACGTGGGTTCTCGTCGGCCGCGCGAGTGCGCTCGGCGGTGCGCTCCTGTTCGCGGGTCTCGTCCTCGGCGTGTTCGCCGAGCGGTGAGGTCGCCCGCTACTCGTCGCGGTCCAGTCGCTTCGCCATCTGCACTTCGTCCACGAGGTCGCCCTCGACCCGGTAGTGGTCGGCCCGGGTCGCCTCGCGCTCCCACCCGTACTCGTCGAGCAGTTCCAGCGCGTCCTCGTTGGTCGCCGGGAGACTCTGGTAGACCTTCAAGTAGTCTCCGTCGTCGGCCCACGACATGCCGCGTTCGAGCAGGGTCCCGCCGACCCCCGCCTCGCGGTACTCGGGCGCGACGCCCACTGTCAGTTCGGCGGTGTGGCTCCGGGCGGGGAGTTCGAAACCCTGCAGGTGGACCCACCCGATTATCTCGTCTTCGGCGACGCCGTTTCCGGCGTGCTCGCGTTCCCCATCTTCGCCCTTCGAATCGTCGTTCCCTGCGTTTTCACCCTCCTCGGTGTCCTCGCGGCGCAGTTCGGCCACGAAGAACATCCGTGACTCGCGCTCGTTGAGTCGGACCAGCGCGCCGTCCCGTTCTATGGCGTCCGCCACTCGCTCGTCCACGACGATGGCTCCCTCCGCGGCCACGTCTCGGATGAGTTCGGCCACCGCCTCCCGGTCGTCCTCGTCTGCGGGCCGTATCGCGTACTCGAACTCGTCGGTCTCGTGGGTCTCCGCGTCCGCGTCGGGCGAGACGTAGAGCCGACCGTCGCGCTCGGTCAGCGCCCCGGCCTCCAGTAGTTCGTCGAGGTGGTCGTTGAACTCCGCGACCGAGAGCCGAGTCGCGGACTCGGTGCCCGAGCGCGGCGGTTTCGCCCCCGCGGTCTCCTCGACTCGAACCTCGTCGCGGACCTCCTCGCGGGCGGCGGACCCGCGCCGCTCGACGCATCGGTAGATGCGAGTCGCCACGTCGCTCTCGAACTCCAGTTGCGGTGTCGCCATGTCGCGTCCGAGTACGGCCCGGGATACCATGGTTATTGAGTCGATACGCGGGAGTATGCGGTGGATACGGGCGCACGACGGCGGGTCACCGCCCCGCGTCGTCGCGCAGAGGCGTCGAGTACGGCAGTACCGGCACGTCGAAGGTGTCGGCTAGCGTCGCGAGCGTCCCGTCGAAAGTAAAGAGGTAGACGGGAACGTCTCGGTTCCAGCTTTCCCGGGCGAGCGCGAGGACGAGCGCGGCCTCGGGGAAGCTGAACTCGATACCCGACCGTTCCTCGAACAGTCCGGTCGCGGCGTCGAACACGTCCTTCGGCGTTCTCTCCTGACAGTTATCGCTCCAGTCGTCGCTTCCGTGAACGACTCGGACCGTCGAATCGCCGATTCTACTCCGGAGGCGTTCGACAGTCTTTGCGGACTTCGCGTACCTGACCTTCGTGAAGACTTCGACGAGTTGGTAGACGTTCGTGGTGTATATCGCTCTCGACCGACACAGTTGCTGAAAGCGGCCGGTGGTTTCTCGGTGCATCTCCGACCGAACGTCCGTGAACCACGAGAGCAACGCCTCTTTGCCGAGGTACACGACGACGTTTCCGCGACCGGCCGGAAACAGAACGTCGTCAGGATGATGGGACAGTGGCTCCGCGTCGCGTCTTCGGGCGTCTGCTGACATCGAAACGACTACTCCTCGCTACCAGTTAGCCGAATGCGTTCACCATCGAGAAGCGGGTCCCAGTCGTCACCTATCGGGTCGCCGAGTTCCGGGAGTGCGTCGGGGTCGCCCCTGATGAACTCCTCGACCGCGGGGTGGTGGTCCCCGTCCGGCGAACGACGTTCGTCCTCGTCAGTCGCCACGCAAATACCTCCTCTCCCCAGAGTTGTCGTTCTCGTCACTAAAACCTACCGAGCAGGCAGACGAACGCACTCCGTCCCGGGTCACGCTCCGGATTCGTTACGTCCTCCAATTTAAATCTCCGCCTCGCTCGGACCGCCTACTTCTCTTCGACGTGCCGAACCGTGGTCGAGATGCCGCGCGTGCTCTCGGCCATCTCCGGGCCGGTCATCTCGGCCCGGCCGACCGCGAACGCCTTCGGTCCCTCGATTACGACCTCGTCGCCGACCCGGATGTCGTCGTCGGCGTCCACGACGCCCGGCGCGAGGACGCTCCCGTGGGGCGCGAAGTTGTCGATTTCGACGCGCTTGGTCGGGGCGTCGGACTCGACCCAGTGGCGAGCACCGGCGAGCGTGAACGAGAGGACGCCGTACTGGGGGACCATCGCGGCGAGTTGCTCGCCGTCGGGGTCCTGCACGCGGAGTTTGGGGTAGCGGGCCTCGGTCTGCACGTCGTCGAAGAGCGCGTCGCCCGCGCCCTCGCCGAACTGGTAGTCGGCGATGGCTTTGAGCGTGTTGTGCTGGCGCTCGCGCTTGCCGTACTTGAGTTCGCCGTCGAGGGTCCGCATCAGGTTGCCCAGCGACTCGGTGGTCGTGGGGTGGTCCTCGACGGTGTACTCGAACTCCATCCCGAGCGCCTCCTCGACGCGTCCGCAGACGTCGCGGTAGCCCTCGTTCGGGACGTGGGCGATGACGCGCGGGTAGTCGTTGTGTTCGAGGTAGCGCCGCAGAACCTCGGCGACGAACTGCTTCTCGTCCTCGGACCAGCGACCCGTGACCACCGAGTCGTAGTGCTGTGCCGGATACGTCAGTTCGAGTTCCTGCGGGACGACGCCGATGGGCGAGGTCATCGAGACGGTGTGCGCCCGGAACTGGATGGCGTCGTGGAACTGCCCGTGGCTCTGGGATTCGCTGTAGGGCTTGGCGGCCGAGCAGGGCACCAGCACGAGAGGGTTGTCGAACCGGTTGTGGTACCGCGAGGTCACGCGGTCGGCGAACCGCTGTATCTCGACGCGCTGGAGAGTGTCCTCGGTCGCGGCCGAGAGTTCGGCGTCGCGGATGAGCGGCGTGCGCTCTTCGAGGTACGACCACTGCTGGTCGAACTCCCGGAAGGCGGCGGTCAGCCACTGGTCGTGGCGGGCCTGTCCCTCGATGTAGTCCCGGAGGCGACCCGAACGGATGCGCTCGCGGACGATTCCCAACTCCGCGCGGAGTGCGTTGACGTTGTGGTCGGCGCAGTCCTCGCGGGTGAACTCCGAGACCGGTTTCCGGCAGGCCGGGCACGCGCAGGGGAGTTCCGAGAGGTCGTCGAGGTAGTGGGTTCCTTCCGAGGTCAGGTACTTGCCCTGCGTGCCCGCCACCACCGCACGGTCGGCGTCCACGAGGTCCACTCCGGCGTAGACCAGCGTGGCGACGTTCGCGGGCGTGGCGACCCCCGGGAGGTAGAGCGCGCTGTCGGCCGGAATCGCCTCGCGGGTCTCGACGATGGCGTCCCTGAACCCCGCGCCGTGGCCGACGAACCCCTGCGCGCCCGAGAGGACGTAGGCGTCCGCGCCGAAATCCCCGGCGGTCTCGGGCGCGACGACCGCGGCGCTCGGGTAGTCCACGTCGGGATACTCCGGGGCGAACGACTCCATCACCTCGTCGTCGGTCCCGCTGGGGAACCCGCGGTGGGGGAGAATCGTGAGAACG
Encoded proteins:
- a CDS encoding MoaD/ThiS family protein yields the protein MNADARSAEVPARESETTVEVRCTGHVRTEVGAPKLEFTFEGETLREFLDAFFAEYDVKDLLLAETEAEASTSGWAEPPEDLPDSWRKNPEGEQTRTYARVTVGGEFNEHLAGLDTRLADGDRVGLMYPFIYCC
- a CDS encoding GNAT family N-acetyltransferase, translating into MATPQLEFESDVATRIYRCVERRGSAAREEVRDEVRVEETAGAKPPRSGTESATRLSVAEFNDHLDELLEAGALTERDGRLYVSPDADAETHETDEFEYAIRPADEDDREAVAELIRDVAAEGAIVVDERVADAIERDGALVRLNERESRMFFVAELRREDTEEGENAGNDDSKGEDGEREHAGNGVAEDEIIGWVHLQGFELPARSHTAELTVGVAPEYREAGVGGTLLERGMSWADDGDYLKVYQSLPATNEDALELLDEYGWEREATRADHYRVEGDLVDEVQMAKRLDRDE
- the arcS gene encoding archaeosine synthase subunit alpha, producing MTDYFEVHERDGPARIAELRLADAVTTPAIADDFLADAGSLWTADREVPEGSDDVLTILPHRGFPSGTDDEVMESFAPEYPDVDYPSAAVVAPETAGDFGADAYVLSGAQGFVGHGAGFRDAIVETREAIPADSALYLPGVATPANVATLVYAGVDLVDADRAVVAGTQGKYLTSEGTHYLDDLSELPCACPACRKPVSEFTREDCADHNVNALRAELGIVRERIRSGRLRDYIEGQARHDQWLTAAFREFDQQWSYLEERTPLIRDAELSAATEDTLQRVEIQRFADRVTSRYHNRFDNPLVLVPCSAAKPYSESQSHGQFHDAIQFRAHTVSMTSPIGVVPQELELTYPAQHYDSVVTGRWSEDEKQFVAEVLRRYLEHNDYPRVIAHVPNEGYRDVCGRVEEALGMEFEYTVEDHPTTTESLGNLMRTLDGELKYGKRERQHNTLKAIADYQFGEGAGDALFDDVQTEARYPKLRVQDPDGEQLAAMVPQYGVLSFTLAGARHWVESDAPTKRVEIDNFAPHGSVLAPGVVDADDDIRVGDEVVIEGPKAFAVGRAEMTGPEMAESTRGISTTVRHVEEK